The following is a genomic window from uncultured Hyphomonas sp..
GTCGGCCGTAAGGTCAAAAAGCGGAAGTTCCGTTCGCTCTGGATCCAGCGCATCAACGCCGCTGTCCGCATCCACGATGACGAGATGAACTACTCGCAGTTCATCAACGGCCTGACCAAAGCCGGTATCGAAGTCGACCGGAAAGTCATGTCCGACATCGCCATCAAGGACCCGGACGCTTTCGGCGCCCTGGTTGCGCAGGCCAAAGCGGCTCTCGCCTAAGCTCTTTAAAGCCTTAAAGATACAGGAACGACCCCATGTCGAAGTCCCCGAACTCCGTGCTGCACCCGTCGAAGAAGCCGCGCGTCAAGCGCCGCAACGCGACCTGGAAGGCCCGTCTCGGCAAGCGCGCGAAAGTCCGCGTGTTTGGCAACACCAAGCGTGCGCGTCTCGCCCGCAAGAAAGCTGCCGGTAAGTAAGCTTTCTGTTGGCCCGCGCCGCCGGTGACCGCCTGAAAAGGCTGGCGCCGAACCAAATGAGAGAAAGCCCGGCCACCGTGCCGGGCTTTTCCGTTTCCGGATTTGCATGATCCCGCGAAGCGCCTAAAAAGCCCGCGGAAACATAAAAGGGGCAAGACCTTGTCCGATATCACGACGATCGAAAAAGACGCGCTGGCGGCTGTGGCTGCGGCGGCTGACCTGGAAACGCTGGACGCGGTGCGCGTCGCGGAGCTGGGCAAGAAGGGCAGGGTCTCCGGCCTGATGAGCTCGCTCGGCAAGATGAGCCCGGAAGAGCGCAAGGAAAACGGCCCGAAGCTGAACGCGCTGAAAAACCGCGTCGACGATGCCGTGAAGGCCCGCAAGGCGGAGCTGGAAGCCGAAGCGCTGGAGAAGCAGTTGGCCAGCGAGACGCTGGACCTGACCCTGCCGCCGTCGCCCGGCCCCAAGGCTGGCGCGCTGCACCCGGTCATGCAGGTGTTCGAGGAAGTCGCCGCCATTTTCGGCGACATGGGCTTCACCGTCGCCGAAGGCCCGGATGTCGAAGACGACTGGCACAATTTCACCGCGCTGAACTTCCCGGAAGGCCACCCGGCGCGCGAGACGCACGACACCTTCTTCATGAAGGCTGAGGAAGGCGACACGCCGAAAGTGCTGCGCACGCATACGTCGCCCGTCCAGATCCGCACCATGATGGAGCAGAAGCCGCCGATCCGCATTCTTGTGCCGGGCCGGGTCTACCGGAACGACTGGGACGCGACGCACACGCCGATGTTCCACCAGGTCGAAGGCCTCGTCATCGAGAAGGGCACCCATATGGGGCACCTCAAAGGCTGCCTGATCGACTTCGTGAAAGCCTTCTTCGAAGTCGACACTGTGGAAGCCCGCTTCCGCCCGCACTTCTTTCCGTTCACGGAGCCGTCGGCCGAGATGGACGTGAAATACACCCGCAAGGGCGAGACGATCGAGATCGGCGCAGGTGACAGCTGGATGGAGATTCTCGGCTCCGGCATGGTGCATCCGAACGTGCTGCGCAATTGCGGCATCGACCCGAACGAATACCAGGGCTTCGCCTTCGGCATGGGCATCGACCGCCTGGCCATGCTGAAATACGGCATGCCGGACCTGCGCCCATACTTCGAGGCCGATCCGCAATGGACCCGTCACTACGGCTTCGCGCCGTGGAGCACGCCATCCGTCAGCGGAGGGCTGTCGTGACGACAAGCCCTTCCTCCTCTAACCTGCCGGAATGGACGTTCGGGGATGGCCCCGAGCTGGCCGACCGTCTTGCGGCGCTGATCGTGGCGGGCGTGAAGACGGCCACCTGCAGCGACACAGGGATCCAGCCGCCCCCGGTTGAGGGTGAGCGCGGCTATCTGATGAGCGGCGATGGCCGCCGGGTTGCGATCCTGAAGACGGAAACGGTCACACGGATGAAGTTCGCCGACATGACCGAAGAGCTGGCCGCGCTGGAAGGCGAGGGCGATCTCAGCCTCGACTACTGGCAAAGCGCGCACCGGGACTATTTCACGCGGAACGGCGTCTTCGCGGAAGACATGGACGTCTTCTTCGAAACCTTCCGTCTGGAAGAATTGCTGGACGCTGGCTTCGCGGCGGCGGCCCCTGAACACCTCGCGCAGGAACGCGCCGGGGCGGTGAAGTAGGAGGCAGTCATGGGCAAGGGCAACAAGGTCGAAATGCTGATTGCGATCTGCGCGGTGATTACCAGCGCGATTGCGGTCTTCATTGCCTGGGACCAGGGCCGCGTCATGCGGGCCCAGCAGCACGGTTCTGTCTATCCGGTCCTGCAGGCCAACGGGTACACGTCGACAGACCCGGAAGTGCGCGAGATTGGCGTGGTTTTCCGCAATAGCGGCGTTGGGCCGGCCCTGATTGAATCCGTTGATGTGTTCCGGGGAGACGAACACGTCGACAGCCTGATTTCGTACCGGGATGCCTTGCCGCCGGGCTACAGCCTTTCATGGACCAGCATGGTCGGCCGCGCGATTGCGCCGGGGGAAACGCTTGACGCGCTGCGCATCAGTTGGCCGGTGGGCCAGATGTCCCACGCGGAACTGGATGCCACGGCCCAGGAATGGGGCAGCCTGACCATGAAAATCTGCTACTGCTCAGTGTTCAAACGATGCTGGAATGTCGAGGGGCTGGCGCAGAACTCTCCGGCAGAGCGTGTGAAATCCTGCGAGCGCAGCGAACAAGACATTTTTGAGGGCCTGTCTTCAGTCAATCAGGCCCAAGACGACAAAAATCCCGAACTGGAATAGACGATGAAATTCACCCTTTCCTGGCTGAGCGACCACATCGCTTCCAAGGCGACGCTGGACGAGATCCTTGCCTGCATGCAGAAGGCCGGCCTCGAGGTCGAGGACGTGCATGACCCGCGCGAGAAGCTGAAGGACTTCACCGTCTGCAAGGTGATCGAAGCCGAGCCGCATCCGGATGCGGACAAGCTGCGCGTGTGCAAGGTGGAAACCGTGGACGGCATGAAGCAGATTGTCTGCGGCGCGCCGAACGCCCGCGCCGGCATGACCGCGATCTATGCGCCGCTTGGCACATACATTCCGGGGCTCGACTTCGCGCTCGACAAGAAGCCGCGCGCCATTCGCGGCATCGAGAGCCACGGCATGATGTGCTCAACCAAGGAAATCGAAGCCGGCGAAGATCATGACGGCATCGCCGACCTCGACGGTTCGATCCCGCTCGGCACGCCGGCAGCCGAAGCCCTTGGCCTTGCCGATCCGGTGATCGATTTCGAAGTGACGCCGAACCGTCCGGACTGGCTGGGCGTGCAGGGCATCGCGCGCGACCTCTCCGCGGCAGGGGCAGGGCGCTTCATCCCGCACGATCCGAAGAAGGTTTCCGGCAGCTTCGACTGCCCGGTCGAGATCAAACTGGAAGCCAGGGAAGCCTGCCCGATGTTCGCGGGCGCACTGGTGAAAGGCGTCAGGAACGGTCCGTCACCGGACTGGATGCAGCAGCGCCTGAAAGCGGTCGGTATCCAGCCGCGCTCGCTTCTGGTGGACGTCACCAATTTCATCTCGCTTGACCGCGCCCGCCCGCTGCACGCCTATGACGCGGCGAAGCTGCAGGGCGCCGTTTCGGCACGCCTCGGCAAGACCGGCGAAAAGCTCGTTGCCATCGACGGCAAGACCTATGACATCGGCGAAGAGATGTGCGTGATCGCCGACGAGAGCGGCGTGATCGGCCTTGGCGGCGTGATGGGCGGCGAGTCGACGGCGGTGTCGGCGGAGACGACGGATGTGTTCGTCGAGAGCGCATGGTTCGATCCGCTGCGCACGGCCCGCACCGGCCGCGCGACCGGCATCCATTCCGATGCGCGCTACCGGTTCGAGCGCGGCGTCGATCCGCAATCCTGTGTCGAGGGGCTGAACCTCGCGCTGGCGCTGATCGTGGAATATGGCGGCGGCACCGTGTCCAAGGCGAATGTCGCGGGCATGATCCCGGCGCGCGCCGACAAGGTGACCTTCTATCCGGCAGACGTCGAGCGCCTGACCGGCCTGACCGTGAAGGCCCCCGAGATGCGCCGTATCCTGAAGGATCTGGAATTTGCCATCGAGGATGCGGGCGATGCCTGGTACCTGATGCCGCCAAGCTACCGGTTCGACATGGAGCAATCCGCCGACATCGTGGAAGAAATCGCCCGCATGGTCGGCTATGACCAGCTGCCGACGACATCTCTGCCCGCGCCGGAAGGCGGTGTCCGCGCGATCACGACGCCGATACAGGCGCGCGTACGGACGGCGCGGCGTGTGCTGGCCGCACGCGGCTTCCTCGAAGCCGTGACCTGGAGCTTCATGTCGAAATCGAATGCGGCCCTGTTCGGCAAGACACCGGACAGCCTGACCGTGGCCAACCCGGTGGCGAGCGACCTGAACCAGATGCGCCCGTCCATTCTGGCGAACCTGGCGAGCGCTGCCCAGCGCGCGGCCAATCGCGGCGAGCCCGGTGCGCGCTTCTTCGAGGCGGGCCCGATCTATCTGGGCGATGGCCCGGACGACCAGCGCACGGTCGTGGCGGCGCTTGTCCGCCCGGTTGCCGAACGCCACTGGCAGGGCACGCCGAAGCCGTACGATTCCTACGCCGCCAAGGCGGACCTGTTCGCCGTGCTCGAAGCGCTCGGCCAGCCGGGCGACCGGTTCCAGGTGGCTGCGCCATCGCAGGGACACTGGCATCCGGGGCAGGCGGCTGCGCTGAAGCTCGGCCCGAAAGTCACGGTCGCGCATTTCGGCGCGCTGCATCCTGGCGTGCTGAAGCAGCTGGACGTGGACGGCCCGGCCTACGGGTTCGAGCTGAACCTGAATGCGCTGCCGCTGATGAAGGTGAAGACCACGAAGACGAAATCCGTGCTCGAACGGTCGGACCTGACGCCGATCCGCCGCGACCTTGCCTTCCTCGTCGACGAGACCGTGCCGGCAGCCGATATCGTGCGGTTCGCCAAGGGCGCCGACAAGCAGCTGATCGATCTGGTGGAAGTGTTCGACGTCTACCAGGGCAAGGGTGTGCCGGACGACAAGAAGTCCGTCGCCTTCGAGATCACGATCCAGCCGAAGGAAAAGCTGAAGGATGAAGACATCCAGGCCCTGACGGACAAGATCGTGGCGGCCGTCGCCAAAGGCTGTGGCGGTGTGCTAAGGGGATAGGCCGAAGGGGATCACAGCGAGGCCGGACATGGTGGTGCAGCAGCTGATGGTGCAGAAGGGGCTGCGCTACAAGCTCTATGCGGAGCTGGTGCCCGAAGCGCGCCTGCGCGGCATCTCGGCCACCAATATCTTCATCGTTGCGCTGGTCCTGGCGAGCTTCCTGTTCCTGGCACTTGAGACCGAACCGGCCCTGAATTCCCAGCCCGGCTGGATAACGGTGTTCGCCGTTTTCAATGTCTTCGTGGTGGCCGCCTTCGCCGTGGAATATGTGCTGCGGGTCCTCGCGGCGGGGCTGGACCCGCAATATGCCGGGCTGAGCGGGCGCCTGAAATACATGACGCGGTTTTATTCGATCGCGGACCTGCTGGCCTTCCTGCCGGAACTGATCGTGATGGTCGCCGGGTTCGGCATTCCCCTGATCGCGCTGCGCGTGCTGCGTCTGTTCCGGCTGATCAAGCTTGCGCGTTTCGTGCCGGCGTTCGACATTTTCGGCGCCGCGGTGAAGCGGGCCGGCACGCAGCTCCTGACCGCGCTCGCGATGGCGCTGGTGCTTGTCTATATCTCCGCCGTGGCGCTCTACTTCATTGAAGGGGTTGGCGGGGAACAGCAGGAGAGCTTCGCCTCCATCCCGCGGGCAATCTGGTGGGCCATCGCAACGCTGACAACGGTCGGCTATGGCGATGTCTATCCGGTCACGCCGCTTGGCCGGATGTTCGCCTCCGTTATCGCGATTGCAGGCATCGGCGTCGTGGCGCTGCCAGCCGGTGTTTTCGCCAGCGCCTTTTCAGACGAACTGCGCGAGCGGCAGGAGGCCAGGGCCGAGGCGGCGACCCATGCCTATTCCTCACAGGCCGAGCGGACCCCGGACGGGAAGGTGCCCCTGCCGGGCACCGATGGCGGGCTTGAAGACTAGCTGGGCGGTTAGGGGTCTGAAGGCGCGCGCGGACGGGTGGCCACGAACAGGGCCCCGAACGCGATGATCGACATGCCGATGCCGAGCGGTACGGGCCGTTTCCAGAACGCAGCGCCGAGAATGACGGCCGACAGGCCCATGCCGCCGAGGGCGGCCGCCTTGCCCGCCCGGCTGAGCGCACCGGTTTCGACAAAGATGCGGATCGGGGGACCGATTTTCGGGCGGGCATAGATCCATTCAGCCCAGGCCGGGTTGGACCGGGCGAAGGCCAGCGCAGCAACAATCCAGAACACGGTTGTCGGCCAGATCGGCAGGAACAGGCCGATCGCGCCAAACGCGAACGAGATCAATCCGAGGATGCGCCAACTCCACATGGCGCGACGATGGCGCTTGGCGTACCGGCTGGCAAGCAGGGTTTGGCGGTGCCGGGCGGGCGAAAACCCTGAATAATGTCGGAATTGTCCAATTCGCGCCCTGTTCGCGCCCCTGCGAAGATGTGTAAGAGTGTTCATGTACACGTAGGAGAGGCTTCATGACGCACTTCATCCCGGGTCAGGGGGGATACGGTAAGGCAATGCTGGCGGCGTTGCTGGTGGGTATTCTCGCGGCGTGCGGAGGAGGCGGCGGTTCGGACCGCTCCGGATCGGGCAGCAGCGAAGAAGGCACCGTGGTGCAACTCTCGCCGGCCGACAGCGTTGCAGCGCGCCAGCGCGAAAAGCGGCGCCAGGCCGCGATGGAAGCGCGCGAGCAGGACTTCACCTATTTCCGCTACCGGATCGACACCAGCCAGGATGCGCCGCTGGCCTGTTTCGTCTTTTCCGCCGCACTGGACCCGGAAGAGGATTATTCCCCCTATGTCGAGTTCCGCCCGGCCTTCAAGCCGGCGCTGAGCGTCGAAGGCCGCGAGCTTTGCGTCGGCGGCATGTCCTTCGGGACGGAGCGGACGGCAACGCTGCTTTCCGGCTTGCCGGCGGCCGATGGCCGGACCCTGAAAAACCAGGAAGACGTGCCGATCGATTTCGCTGACCGGCCGCCTTATGTGGGCTTCAAGGGCACGGGCGTGATCCTGCCGCGTGAAAACGCCGACGGCCTGCCGATCGAGACGGTCAATGTCGACCAGATCGAAGTGACGGTCTCACGCATCAATGACCGGGCGCTCGCCTTTAAGCGTATCAGCCAGGGCAATACGACGGCGCAGGGGCGCCATTCCTGGACCTGGGGCGAAGATGACCCGGACGATGTGCAGGAAGAATTGTTCAAGGGCACGGTGGACGTGGCCCGCGAACAGAATGCGCCGGTGATTACCGTCTTCCCGCTGGAAGCCACGATCGGCACACTGGAGCCGGGCGCCTATTTCGTGACCGTGAAGGATGCAGGCGATATCGGCGAAGCGGTCGGCCCAGCGGCCTCGACCAGCCGCTGGATCATGCTGACCGATCTTGCCATCACGGCCTATCAGGGCGGCAATGGCGTGGACGTGACGCTGCGCTCTCTGAAGGATGGCCGTCCGATTTCCGACACGACTGTGCAGCTGATTGCACGCAACAATGACATCCTGTCCGAAGGCCGTTCCGACCAGCAGGGCCGGGTGGTCTTCCCGGCAGAGCTGACCAATGGCCAGGGCAATCTCGCGCCGAAGCTGATCCTGGCGCTGACCGCCAAGGGCGAACTGGCCGCGCTGGACCTGACCCGCGCACCGGTGGACCTGTCGGAAGAGAAAATCGGCGGACGCCGCATGCCGGGTCTGGTCGATGCCTATCTGTACACGGACCGCGGGATCTATCGCCCCGGTGAAACGGTACGGCTGACCGCCA
Proteins encoded in this region:
- the pheT gene encoding phenylalanine--tRNA ligase subunit beta; translated protein: MKFTLSWLSDHIASKATLDEILACMQKAGLEVEDVHDPREKLKDFTVCKVIEAEPHPDADKLRVCKVETVDGMKQIVCGAPNARAGMTAIYAPLGTYIPGLDFALDKKPRAIRGIESHGMMCSTKEIEAGEDHDGIADLDGSIPLGTPAAEALGLADPVIDFEVTPNRPDWLGVQGIARDLSAAGAGRFIPHDPKKVSGSFDCPVEIKLEAREACPMFAGALVKGVRNGPSPDWMQQRLKAVGIQPRSLLVDVTNFISLDRARPLHAYDAAKLQGAVSARLGKTGEKLVAIDGKTYDIGEEMCVIADESGVIGLGGVMGGESTAVSAETTDVFVESAWFDPLRTARTGRATGIHSDARYRFERGVDPQSCVEGLNLALALIVEYGGGTVSKANVAGMIPARADKVTFYPADVERLTGLTVKAPEMRRILKDLEFAIEDAGDAWYLMPPSYRFDMEQSADIVEEIARMVGYDQLPTTSLPAPEGGVRAITTPIQARVRTARRVLAARGFLEAVTWSFMSKSNAALFGKTPDSLTVANPVASDLNQMRPSILANLASAAQRAANRGEPGARFFEAGPIYLGDGPDDQRTVVAALVRPVAERHWQGTPKPYDSYAAKADLFAVLEALGQPGDRFQVAAPSQGHWHPGQAAALKLGPKVTVAHFGALHPGVLKQLDVDGPAYGFELNLNALPLMKVKTTKTKSVLERSDLTPIRRDLAFLVDETVPAADIVRFAKGADKQLIDLVEVFDVYQGKGVPDDKKSVAFEITIQPKEKLKDEDIQALTDKIVAAVAKGCGGVLRG
- the pheS gene encoding phenylalanine--tRNA ligase subunit alpha, translated to MSDITTIEKDALAAVAAAADLETLDAVRVAELGKKGRVSGLMSSLGKMSPEERKENGPKLNALKNRVDDAVKARKAELEAEALEKQLASETLDLTLPPSPGPKAGALHPVMQVFEEVAAIFGDMGFTVAEGPDVEDDWHNFTALNFPEGHPARETHDTFFMKAEEGDTPKVLRTHTSPVQIRTMMEQKPPIRILVPGRVYRNDWDATHTPMFHQVEGLVIEKGTHMGHLKGCLIDFVKAFFEVDTVEARFRPHFFPFTEPSAEMDVKYTRKGETIEIGAGDSWMEILGSGMVHPNVLRNCGIDPNEYQGFAFGMGIDRLAMLKYGMPDLRPYFEADPQWTRHYGFAPWSTPSVSGGLS
- a CDS encoding ASCH domain-containing protein produces the protein MTTSPSSSNLPEWTFGDGPELADRLAALIVAGVKTATCSDTGIQPPPVEGERGYLMSGDGRRVAILKTETVTRMKFADMTEELAALEGEGDLSLDYWQSAHRDYFTRNGVFAEDMDVFFETFRLEELLDAGFAAAAPEHLAQERAGAVK
- the rplT gene encoding 50S ribosomal protein L20 — its product is MPRSRAKVPAHARHKKILKQAKGFRNRRKNTFRIAHQSVWEAGQYAYVGRKVKKRKFRSLWIQRINAAVRIHDDEMNYSQFINGLTKAGIEVDRKVMSDIAIKDPDAFGALVAQAKAALA
- a CDS encoding YbaN family protein codes for the protein MWSWRILGLISFAFGAIGLFLPIWPTTVFWIVAALAFARSNPAWAEWIYARPKIGPPIRIFVETGALSRAGKAAALGGMGLSAVILGAAFWKRPVPLGIGMSIIAFGALFVATRPRAPSDP
- a CDS encoding ion transporter, whose translation is MVVQQLMVQKGLRYKLYAELVPEARLRGISATNIFIVALVLASFLFLALETEPALNSQPGWITVFAVFNVFVVAAFAVEYVLRVLAAGLDPQYAGLSGRLKYMTRFYSIADLLAFLPELIVMVAGFGIPLIALRVLRLFRLIKLARFVPAFDIFGAAVKRAGTQLLTALAMALVLVYISAVALYFIEGVGGEQQESFASIPRAIWWAIATLTTVGYGDVYPVTPLGRMFASVIAIAGIGVVALPAGVFASAFSDELRERQEARAEAATHAYSSQAERTPDGKVPLPGTDGGLED